A section of the Methanobrevibacter arboriphilus JCM 13429 = DSM 1125 genome encodes:
- the mtaB gene encoding methanol--corrinoid protein co-methyltransferase MtaB — translation MKRFTQMEYKDPDEMLFGHAKFPVKIRENMEIGDGYVIPEINVAPGEGTEESKEKMVSESRNIAHSASERAVNIGLPAFILEQEHISQQTNNPDWTAECTKVQIEMLEKYYDEYGIKTALRATPADIRDEEKDSGFWDSDLFNKVIESIEACASNGASIVSIETTGGKSVSDYGIARGDPKAILFGIGVLGSMDMEYMWNKIVLICKKYDCIPGGDTDCSQANTAMFLAGGLLDKDCSHTLAALARAMGAARSLVAVECGAMGPLKDCGYENPIVKAITGVPISAEGKNAVCAHSDLMGNLMAAVTDVWSNESVYHREEMGGTTPEVWLQATGYEAALMNTAIETDNGKILRDLYTLTDKYRDPQALVLAYDNAYRIGQAIVEYGDDPYLRARAAALEAGAIINEAVDAKKMYLTRFERDSLDSALKTLEKLPTESDKFIKDCIRRYSRKIADFDPKNYEL, via the coding sequence ATGAAAAGATTTACTCAGATGGAATATAAAGATCCTGATGAAATGTTGTTTGGTCATGCGAAATTTCCAGTAAAAATTCGAGAAAATATGGAAATAGGTGATGGATATGTCATTCCTGAGATAAATGTGGCTCCTGGTGAGGGTACTGAAGAATCTAAAGAAAAAATGGTTTCTGAATCTAGGAATATTGCTCATAGTGCTTCTGAAAGAGCAGTTAATATTGGTTTACCTGCATTTATTTTAGAACAAGAACACATATCTCAGCAAACTAATAATCCTGATTGGACTGCCGAGTGTACAAAAGTTCAAATAGAAATGCTTGAAAAATACTATGATGAATATGGTATTAAGACAGCATTAAGAGCAACACCTGCAGATATTAGGGATGAAGAGAAAGATTCTGGTTTTTGGGATTCTGACCTTTTTAATAAGGTTATTGAATCTATTGAAGCTTGTGCTTCTAATGGTGCTTCAATTGTTTCTATAGAAACAACTGGTGGTAAATCAGTATCTGATTATGGTATTGCAAGAGGTGATCCTAAGGCTATTCTATTTGGAATTGGTGTTCTTGGTAGTATGGACATGGAATATATGTGGAATAAAATTGTTCTAATATGTAAAAAATATGATTGTATTCCTGGTGGAGATACAGATTGTTCTCAAGCTAATACTGCAATGTTTCTTGCAGGAGGATTGTTAGATAAAGATTGTTCTCATACACTAGCAGCTCTTGCAAGAGCTATGGGGGCTGCAAGAAGTTTAGTAGCTGTTGAATGTGGGGCAATGGGTCCATTGAAAGATTGTGGTTATGAAAATCCTATTGTTAAAGCTATTACTGGTGTTCCAATTTCTGCTGAAGGTAAAAATGCAGTCTGTGCTCATTCTGATTTAATGGGTAATTTAATGGCTGCTGTTACTGATGTATGGAGTAATGAATCAGTTTATCATAGGGAAGAAATGGGTGGTACAACTCCTGAAGTTTGGTTACAAGCAACAGGTTATGAAGCGGCATTAATGAATACTGCTATTGAAACTGATAATGGAAAAATTTTAAGAGATCTTTATACTCTTACAGATAAATATAGGGATCCTCAGGCATTAGTTCTTGCTTATGATAATGCTTATCGTATTGGTCAAGCTATAGTGGAATATGGGGATGATCCTTATCTTAGAGCTAGGGCTGCTGCTCTTGAAGCTGGTGCAATTATCAATGAAGCAGTTGATGCTAAGAAAATGTATTTAACTAGATTTGAAAGAGATTCTTTAGATAGTGCTCTTAAAACACTTGAAAAATTACCTACTGAGTCAGATAAATTTATCAAAGATTGTATTAGAAGGTATTCAAGGAAAATAGCTGATTTTGATCCTAAAAATTATGAGTTATAA
- the mtaC gene encoding methanol--corrinoid protein MtaC, producing the protein MSYEDLENRINQRNVFLRYNVELEGPAIKPEEDEDVVDILPNDEPFKSIALTILHENRDDAINIVKKSLDEGVSPIDIINEGLMKGMDAVSVLYTKGIYFLPDLMLAGDAMMESVKECEAVLGHKSETKATVVSFVAEGDPHDIGKNLILMFLRAGGYEAIDLGRDVPAADIVEAVKEYNPIFITGTALMTTTMTAFPKVVEALQKAGLEVPAIGCGGGAVRKDFVESFPMSVYGVEAYHTPKLADAILKDKKDWKDLRKEYVDIVDEFVPEYS; encoded by the coding sequence ATGAGTTATGAAGATTTAGAAAATAGAATTAATCAAAGGAATGTTTTTCTAAGATACAATGTGGAGTTAGAAGGACCTGCAATAAAACCTGAAGAAGATGAGGATGTTGTAGATATTCTTCCAAATGATGAACCTTTCAAATCAATTGCTTTAACTATTCTTCATGAAAATAGGGATGATGCAATTAATATTGTTAAAAAATCATTGGATGAAGGAGTATCTCCTATTGATATTATTAATGAGGGATTGATGAAAGGTATGGATGCTGTTAGTGTTCTTTATACTAAAGGAATTTATTTCTTGCCAGATCTTATGCTAGCTGGTGATGCAATGATGGAAAGTGTAAAAGAATGTGAGGCTGTTTTAGGACATAAAAGTGAAACTAAAGCTACTGTCGTTTCTTTTGTAGCTGAAGGAGATCCTCATGATATTGGTAAAAATCTCATATTGATGTTTTTAAGAGCTGGAGGCTATGAAGCTATTGATTTGGGTAGAGATGTTCCTGCAGCTGATATTGTAGAGGCTGTAAAAGAGTATAATCCAATTTTCATTACTGGAACTGCTCTTATGACTACTACTATGACAGCATTTCCTAAAGTTGTTGAAGCTCTTCAAAAAGCTGGTTTAGAAGTTCCAGCTATTGGATGTGGTGGTGGAGCAGTTAGAAAAGATTTTGTCGAGTCTTTCCCTATGAGTGTTTATGGTGTTGAAGCATATCACACTCCTAAATTGGCTGATGCTATTTTAAAGGATAAAAAAGATTGGAAAGATCTTAGAAAAGAATATGTGGATATTGTTGATGAATTTGTTCCTGAGTACTCTTAA
- a CDS encoding MBL fold metallo-hydrolase, translated as MKITFLGTGGGRFATITQKRMTGGFRIDNINGKNIHVDPGPGALVRSFQFGLSPATLDGIFISHAHTDHYTDAEVLIEAMTRGMTKKKGIIMGSRSVFEGYKQWGPSISNYHTGKSEKLVLSPNKSKNFWNLKVKGTKTIHGDPTCIGFQIKSEDFNISYTSDTKYFEKLHKYHKDADILIASVIRPGNQSIKGHMCTRNFKDLINEVNPKLAIMTHFGFKMLNENPEKEAEFLTSETGIQTLAAFDGLVLNFEKNNLKNFKIEKAKDTCKTDNNDISLDFF; from the coding sequence ATGAAAATAACATTTTTAGGAACTGGTGGAGGTCGTTTTGCAACTATTACTCAGAAAAGAATGACTGGAGGTTTCAGAATCGATAATATTAATGGTAAAAATATTCATGTTGATCCTGGTCCTGGAGCATTAGTTAGGTCATTCCAATTTGGACTATCCCCAGCTACTTTAGATGGAATTTTTATATCACATGCACACACCGACCATTATACTGATGCTGAAGTCCTTATTGAAGCAATGACTAGGGGTATGACCAAAAAAAAGGGAATTATAATGGGAAGTCGTAGTGTTTTTGAAGGATATAAACAATGGGGTCCTTCAATATCTAATTATCACACTGGAAAGTCAGAAAAATTAGTTTTGAGTCCTAATAAATCGAAAAACTTTTGGAATTTAAAGGTAAAAGGAACTAAAACGATTCATGGAGATCCAACATGTATTGGATTTCAGATTAAGTCAGAGGACTTCAATATATCTTATACATCAGATACTAAATATTTTGAAAAACTTCATAAATATCATAAAGATGCAGATATTTTAATAGCTAGTGTTATCAGACCAGGTAATCAATCTATTAAAGGACATATGTGTACAAGAAATTTTAAAGATTTAATAAATGAGGTTAATCCAAAATTAGCTATAATGACTCATTTTGGTTTTAAAATGTTAAATGAAAACCCTGAAAAAGAAGCTGAATTTTTAACAAGCGAAACTGGCATTCAAACTTTAGCTGCATTTGATGGTTTAGTCTTAAATTTTGAAAAAAACAATTTAAAAAACTTTAAAATAGAAAAAGCTAAAGATACTTGTAAAACAGATAATAATGATATATCTTTAGATTTCTTTTAA
- a CDS encoding DUF2121 family protein — MSLIIAYVGKKGCVMASDKRRIAYFGDKENREKLEEEIYSGSIKNDEDLKKRSDELNITLKISDDANKIRYIENVIVGEVSSRTTFETRRKRIYGTTYGYQIIEMLGSDITHSEKGENAIILFGNKISKAMANDLISKKWKSSFSLKYMGEIFESVLEEVASKTPSLGKKCDVMIVHPELDKKSSQEYLDETIRRDVQLLGKWREKLKSDLLEQNETIQLATKIINEGDIGVVSTTDGPILQVTLNKDVQAYDTNWKQLAKPGEIVVMISNPGDVEIGDEVVIENEILCIKRNKSHLKCDIILCDT, encoded by the coding sequence ATGAGTCTAATTATTGCTTATGTTGGGAAAAAAGGATGTGTAATGGCGAGTGATAAAAGAAGAATTGCATATTTTGGAGATAAGGAAAATCGTGAAAAATTAGAGGAAGAAATTTATTCTGGATCTATTAAAAACGATGAAGATTTAAAAAAAAGATCTGATGAATTAAATATTACTTTAAAAATTTCTGATGATGCAAATAAGATCCGTTATATAGAAAATGTTATTGTAGGTGAGGTAAGCTCTAGAACAACTTTTGAAACTAGACGTAAACGTATTTATGGAACTACTTATGGATATCAAATCATTGAAATGTTAGGTTCAGATATAACTCACTCTGAAAAAGGGGAAAATGCAATAATATTGTTTGGAAATAAAATATCTAAGGCTATGGCTAATGACCTAATCAGTAAAAAGTGGAAATCGAGTTTTAGTCTGAAGTATATGGGTGAAATTTTTGAGAGTGTTTTAGAGGAAGTAGCTTCTAAAACTCCTTCTTTAGGTAAAAAATGTGATGTTATGATTGTTCATCCTGAACTTGATAAAAAAAGTTCTCAAGAATATCTAGATGAAACAATTAGAAGAGATGTTCAATTATTAGGTAAATGGAGAGAAAAATTAAAAAGTGATCTTCTTGAACAAAATGAAACAATTCAATTAGCCACTAAGATTATAAATGAAGGGGATATTGGGGTTGTTTCAACTACTGATGGCCCTATTTTACAAGTAACTTTAAATAAAGATGTTCAAGCTTATGACACTAATTGGAAACAGCTTGCAAAACCTGGTGAAATTGTTGTAATGATTTCTAATCCAGGAGATGTTGAAATAGGTGATGAAGTCGTTATTGAGAATGAAATTCTTTGTATTAAAAGGAATAAATCTCATCTAAAATGTGATATAATTCTCTGTGACACTTGA